The Anopheles moucheti chromosome 3, idAnoMoucSN_F20_07, whole genome shotgun sequence genome contains the following window.
CTAGTTTttatagaaataaaattgtgcAAATTACGAGAGCTGGATTTGGCCAGTGTTTGTGAAAATTCGCGTCTGAAAAATCTCAACTTGAAGTCAAACAGGATACGGTTCGTGGTGAATACTGCGGCAAAACATTGCGGTGCTTACGGTTCTCTTACGTCGTTAGTATTGTCTCAAAACCGTTTAACGAGCAtagatttaaaaatgtttgttggttttgttaagCTAGAATATCTGCATCTTGCCAGCAATAAGATCAGGTCGGTTGCGGGGCGATTATTCCACAAGACGCTAAACAGTATTGATATGTATAACAATAAGCTCACGTATCTCGATTTGTGCGAATGGTATCTGCCAGCTTTGTCAGAGTTTTTGTTGACTAGAAATAATTTAGTAATGTGTCCAGTATGTGTCAATAACTCAGCGATTGTATCAAAGCTGTACTTAGGGTTCAATCAATTGTCCAATTTTACAATCGAAAGTGTAGCCGGTATGGCTAATCTACAGCATCTCATTATGTCGTTCAACAGGCTAACGTCCATCGTGTTGAGCACTGAACGTTTTCCTCCAAACCtcaaaactatttttattaataataataatttaaaagcgCTAGACTTAAGGTTCATACCGGTACAGTCGCTAGAGATAGATGTAACAAGCAATGAAATTGCAAGCTTCGACATAGGAAATACATCACCAAATGTAACACGAATGTCTATGCATTATAATCCGATCGATTGCTCGTGGAAATCCCCGGTAGACCGAGAGCATATCCAATGCAGTCAGAAAGGGTGAAGAATATGTATTGTTTACGTATTGCTAAAAAATGAACTAAATGAAGTGAGCATACAAATTCTAAACCAATAAAACGTGCGTCGCTTACATAATTAATACGGGAAGTTACCTTACTCACGAACGTATAGACTACCAGTGATGCGACCTGGTacgaatataaataaataggtTAAGCAATTATGCTGCTTATATGTTTTATattggcaaaagaaaaaataaaacataaagttCAATAAAGGTTCTATTTGCTTAAAAATAGTTGTGCTCAACAATGCTCCAGACAACTCTGATTACTCGGAGCTACATCGATCGAATGTTAGTAATCCTACCGGATGTACACTCATAATGGGAGGGAATTGACTTCAGCGTCATAAAGGAAAGGAACAATGTGTGTGATAAACCAATGTGATTTAAATTACCGGCAAATTAGTATCCTTCTATTTTAGGGGCACTATGAGCTTTTGTTAATGCTAAATGGTCCGGATGGAAGTTGGTACCAGTTATGTCGTGTGGAACCGATGTCTATACTATAGTTTGAATACTATAGTCGAGCAAATGGTTGAAATATTGTAAGGAGATATCAACTGTCtgactagtttttttttctgttatacgTTTCCCCTTTGGCTTTGCACTCTATAATCAAGTGTGAAGACACTTTAATTGGGAGATTCTTCTGATTCTGAGCACTTAATTTTCATAGTTCCACCAGAGGACTTTCAACCGAGACCGACTGAAAAGAACTAGTGGCCATGTCAAGAACGCACCAAACATCtacaaacattttcaaacaacGCAATTATCTGCGTTCCCAAATGTGTGCTACATCATTGTGCACCgctaataaaaacataaatatcaATGCGTCAATTAATCGTAACCATTTAAAAGCGGCTGATAAATTGGTGGCTAATCAGTTAACGGTATGAGCGTAATTTTATCATCTGTTACTTGGTCATGTCTGAGCGCTGTATTGTTAGCAAGCACACGATCACCTTTAACGTAATCAGGGGTTTCCCAGGTTttgctaatttattttttcgttcacGGTTATTTTTGAGAtaggtttgtttgttcataCGATCACGGAAggccatgtttgtttttatcttatcATAAATTTTCGTATCAGTAGCTTTAACCTGATCCACCAGCCAGGTAAATCAGGATGATGCAAGTTGTTTGGCTGGTAGATCATTGCAATTGAAAATTATGATGCATAAATGAAGCATTTAGTAAAAGTGTATCCTGAAGCATCAACTGCGGTTCTGCACGACAGGACCTGTACAAAACCCCATCCAGACCGTTATCCCGTAATGAAAAAAGGGTCATTGTAAGCTGCCATTATAACAAGAATTAATCAAACAATTCTATTTCacaataatttcaattttattaatcGATTTTGCTTCCCTGGCATGACGTGATATCTTTTAAAGCAAATTGTGCTGAGCACAGTGTAAGCATGGTTTAATGATCTGAACACCTGATCGGATTTACCATTGATAAGCCACACTGGAAACTCCGATGAAGATTACGAGTTAtcacaaaaacatcaaacaccaCGAAGGTTTCTGATTGGGTTTGGTATATAAGAAGGTGGTCTGAGGAAGGTATCGTATTCAGTTTCAAGATGAAAACCTTCGTGTTGCTTGTTGGTCTCCTGGCCATTGCCAGCGCGGAATGGATCGATATCGATTGGTCCAAGGTGCGTCCGATCGAGGAGTTCGATCACTACTGGGAGCGTCTGCCAGCTGAAATGCAGATCTACCGCAAGATGCTACCCTCGCATCGTGTCGTCAATGGACAGGAAGCTACGCCCGGTCAGTTCCCGTACCAGATCGCTCTGATCAGTGAGTTCATCATTACGAGCGGTCTGTGCGGAGGTTCCGTGCTTACCAACAACTTCATTCTGACTGCTGCTCACTGCGTGGTTGGAACGGCCGGTATTTTGGCTTCGGGAGGTACTGCTATCATTGGCGCCCACAACCGTAACGTGGTGGAACCGACCCAGCAGCGTATTCGATTCTCGGGCCCCGGTGTTTTCCCCCATCCAGCGTACAGCTCCGCTAACATTCGTAACGACGTTGCTGTGGTGCGTCTGGATGAACAGATCGTGTTCAGCCCTAGCATACAGCCGGCCCGTCTGCCCGCCCGCTCGGACACTCGTCAGTTCGGAGGTTTCCTTGGAACTGTATCCGGCTTTGGACGTACGTCTGATGCTAACCAGGATACTTCAAACGTTGTGATGTACACCACCAACCCGATCATGACCAATGCCGATTGTATCGCCAGCTGGAACGCTGTTCTCATCGAGCCCCAGAATGTGTGCCTGAGCGGTGAGGGAGGTCGCTCGGCCTGCAACGGTGACTCTGGAGGCCCGCTGGCCGTCCAGGATGGTGGAAGCCTCCAGATTGGTATTGTGTCGTTCGGATCTGCTGCTGGATGCGCGGTCGGTATGCCCTCGGTGTACGCCCGTGTGTCGTTCTTCCTGGACTTCATTGAGGCTAACTCTGACTTCGTCGCTGGAGCATAAGAAAAAATCTCCGATATGAAAGATGTAAGGAGAtgttgtaaataaatttacattCGTAATAATGAAATCACCGAATTGTATGTTAACATTTAAGGGTACTTCGGGGTAAGGGTATCTTAGGTAGGTATGAATAGCTGTAAGGATTACCGCATGAAGTATTGTGAAGTTGATGGTTGCAGTGTTATCCTTACATGATGAGTAATTTTTCCCCAAAGATCGCTCTCTCGTTTGAATGTGTGcattcggtttgtttttaaaactttGCTCAAAATAGTGCACACTAGTGATGTTTAACTTATACTTAAATAGCGAAAAAGTCAAAGAGTCTAGTCAAAAAGGATATAAAATTCCTTATATTGCACCTTAGGATACTAATTAACTACAGCAATGATGTAGAACGTCAGGTTGACATAGCTGCTCCAATATTTAAAGCGGATTTTTATTAGAATAAGTCATTAATAACTTCTATCTAAAACGGCTAGGTATATACGTCAATGTTACTACTTTGCTTGAGGCAAATCGAAGGCAGCAATAGTGGATGtttgttaattatttcattaaagCATTACTTGCCACTAGCCATTCCTGATTAGCTGATGCTTTAGGTACGCcgtacgaaattaaaatgggGAGTTTAATTTCTTAGCGACTCTATCAGGATGAAACATTTTTAGAGAGTTGAATTGAATAAGTTGAGattaaaaatgaattgttttgaaaattgcttTAATTGAAATCTTTTATATCTATATCTATGCGATGTTAAATGTATCATAATTGTCTAGAGCTGTAAAACGAGTGCCCCATGCGGTCTTCGCCAGACGGCAGATCTTGAAGAAGGTGGCAACTAAACACTCTTTCCATCTATTAATCGGCTTAAAGGCTGCATACAGTAGTGTTTGTGATAATCGTCAGCAGTGAGGAATACATTCGAATCGCACGGCGGTCGAAACGGAAGAGAACTTATATTTCTGATTACTTACAACATATTCATTACTAGCTCAAACTAACACTAATGAACCTATTTCGCACCACTTCGTTGGTTAGGCCCCCAAGCACCAAATATGATGTTTCGCAATCGCCTAACTTTAGGCTGCAGCAAATCGTATAGCCAGCGTAAAACTGTACGCCGCAATGAGCTCTATTGAAATCCCGATCAAGCTTACCAGAATAGTACGAATGACAATGACCAACGTCGATTGCCCGGTGATGGTGGATGGAATACTCTCGGAGTCCTTTGCTACCATCAAGGGTCTGCGCCAACAGGACATCGGagcagcgcatcggcagggttggatcaggtcgaggagtggttatCGAGGTCacgccaggacgctaattccttcccccgGAATTAGCGGACCTGGTGAATCCCGCAATGTTCACCGGatggacggtggtttacaaacgcTTATGGCAACCGTATCCATCCTCCTCTTACGTGTTCGTCTTTTGAAGATTCCTACcccgttaaaaaaaaagggtctGCGCCAACGAGATGTTTAGAACCATTTGCGTCTCGAAGGTGGAATCGAcggggaccatcttctataagtcaatTCAGATCATGGCATACGCTGATGACATAGACATCATTGGTTTATGGCTCTGTGGCGAACCGGCCACAACTCCTACACGCATCAGAGTACCTTCGCAGAAACACAACAATAGTCGACAGTAGCACCTAGAGAACAGTAGCAATCCCCAACAAGGACAGCAATTCCTTGAATACAGTTCCCCGTCCTTACAAGCGCAACTGCGCAAGCAGTTGcactgaaaacaatgcaagggATAGTATTCAcggatacaacacacacacatacagacacgTGCAGCGTTAGCAGTCTGCAAAACCGCAGTCTGGATCCAACAGCCAACGTGGAAAGGTCTGCTCCTTCGGTTACGAGGATTTATAAAGATCAAGAAAACATTTGTCGGCCACAGCATTGGCTACAGCTCTCTTACATAGCTGACGCTTACTAGATGCTGTCACACCAGAATCACTCAGAGGTGACGTACAGATAggtgatgttgatgttgagatGCATGCTAGGGTCAGCACCCAACCGGTCATTCTACAGTCTGAGGAAACATCTACGAGTCCTcgcaaaacacctgtcgcgacaaacgaagctgggactatattgaacttatatagttccagtagTCATATACGCTTCTGTGACATGCACTTTGTCTAAAACTGACGATACCCTCTTAGGGGCGTACAAAatgaagatgctcagaaggatttttggccccgtataTGTGTTCTCTCGCTTGCCATCAGCTGAGTCGTAAAAATGTCATTCGGAACCTTTGAAATTTACTGGAACATAAGCTTAACGGTGTTGTATACTTTGTAAAATTTCGtacttttatttataaacagtTTCGTGGTGATTTAAGGACGAGCAACGAAGTCAGAGTTAGCCTCAATCCAGGACAGGAAGAACGACACACGAGCGTACACCGATGGCATACCAATTGAGCAACCACCAGCAGATCCGAACGACACAATACCAATCTGGAGGCTTCCACCATCCTGGACGGCCAGCGGGCCACCGGAGTCACCGTTGCAGGCCGAGCGACCTCCCTCACCGCTCAAGCACACATTCTGAGGCTGAATCAGGGCAGTGTTCCAGCGAGCAATACAATCAGCATTGGTCATGACCGGGTTGCTAGTGAACCTGACAACAGCCGACGTAGCCCCATTATCCGTGACACGTCCGAATCCGGACACAGTTCCGGTGAATCCTCCGAACTGACGAGTATCCGAGCGAGCAGGCAGACGGGCCGGCTGGACGCGAGCGTTGAAGGTAATCGGAGAGTTCAAACGAACCACGGCGATATCATTACGGATGTTGGTCGTGCTGTACTGCGGATGACGGATAATTCCACCGGTCGAGAAACGAATGCGCTGCTGGGTAGCCTCCTGAACGTTACGGTTGTGAGCTCCCATGATGGCAGTACCTCCAGTGGCCAATGTAGTAGCACCGGACACGACGCAGTGAGCAGCGGTCAGGATATAGTGGTTGGTCAACACGGAACCTCCGCACAGACCGGTTCCAGTCCCGAATTCACTGAGCAGAGCGATCTGGTACGGGAACTGACCGGGCGTAGCCTCCTGTCCATTGACGATACGGTGCGAGGGAACCATCTTACGGTAGATCTGCATATCAGCTGGCAGACGAGCCCAGTAGTGATCGAACTCCTCAATCGGACGCACCTTGGACCAATCGATATCGATCCATTCCGCGCTGGCAACGGCCAGGAGACCAACAAGCAACACGAAGGTTTTCATCTTGACGCACAGTACAGTAAACTAAACCTCGAGGTTTCAGCTTTTATACAAAAATCTATGCGTGAAACAAATCTTATCCAATTATAATCGGCACGAGCTTCCTGCAATCGCGTAGCAAGTCTTCTGATTatgggaaaattgttttgtgaGGCCGAATTCTTCCCACGGGATCGATAAGCTATATTGCCACACGTCCTTATCTTTGTAGCACAATAACCTCTGTTTTGACTGGTACGCTTTGCTTGCCAAACGAAATGGGAAGCACAGTTGGGTCGGTTGATATTCGCACCGAGTTAATCCATTAGATTACTCAAGATTACCTGTCAAAGCCATGAATTACTGCCTTCCTGCTTACTTATTCGGTGGTCCAATCGCTTCGCGGTCTTGGTCTTGTTGCTGGAGTCCTCCAAACCGTGCATGGTATGTTAATTGAAGTTTCCTGAAACTCTAGGATTTATTGTGACTTGATAACATACGTAGCCACCATAGGAGCACATCGCAAGTAGTGTTCTTATCTTTGTAGCACAATAACCTCCATAAACTGGAAGGTGGCCATGAACGTTGGAGTTAAGAAGCCAAGGAATAGCCAGACGGACAATTGCAATTTTATTAGCCCAGATTACTACACGAAACCGTAAGAAGCGAATGTTCGGTTGATAGCATAATTTTGATAAGATTTCCCATGCAATAATTAATACCGCGTCTGAAAATCATATAGTAACACGATAACAATGCGTTTTAGTACATTTTAGTACCAAAATGAGACGCTGGCGAGATAAATTTTCCAGCTCTGCTCACCGTATCAGAGAAATACGGTGGTTCGTACAGATGGTGAGGACCGAAATGAAGGTTTAATATTCGGTACTCTGTATATTTGAGTGGCTGGATTTGGTAAAACTATTCTCTGATTTGGTTCAGTTTAAACCCGAGATCATAAATGCTTTAAGCTGAGAATACCTAATGTTGTGTATACACCTCGGTCGTGAAGCGTTACGGctttgctcgatcctgtcgtCGTGCGACAGCGATCGACGTACGCTGTTCGGCTATCGTCGGCTGTGCGCGCGGCCATCGTCTTGTTCTCTTCCAACGCAACCGTCCAAGCGAAGGGACGTGTTCTGTAGCGTCCCGccttattgt
Protein-coding sequences here:
- the LOC128300890 gene encoding brachyurin-like; this encodes MKTFVLLVGLLAVASAEWIDIDWSKVRPIEEFDHYWARLPADMQIYRKMVPSHRIVNGQEATPGQFPYQIALLSEFGTGTGLCGGSVLTNHYILTAAHCVVSGATTLATGGTAIMGAHNRNVQEATQQRIRFSTGGIIRHPQYSTTNIRNDIAVVRLNSPITFNARVQPARLPARSDTRQFGGFTGTVSGFGRVTDNGATSAVVRFTSNPVMTNADCIARWNTALIQPQNVCLSGEGGRSACNGDSGGPLAVQDGGSLQIGIVSFGSAGGCSIGMPSVYARVSFFLSWIEANSDFVARP
- the LOC128301603 gene encoding brachyurin-like, which produces MKTFVLLVGLLAIASAEWIDIDWSKVRPIEEFDHYWERLPAEMQIYRKMLPSHRVVNGQEATPGQFPYQIALISEFIITSGLCGGSVLTNNFILTAAHCVVGTAGILASGGTAIIGAHNRNVVEPTQQRIRFSGPGVFPHPAYSSANIRNDVAVVRLDEQIVFSPSIQPARLPARSDTRQFGGFLGTVSGFGRTSDANQDTSNVVMYTTNPIMTNADCIASWNAVLIEPQNVCLSGEGGRSACNGDSGGPLAVQDGGSLQIGIVSFGSAAGCAVGMPSVYARVSFFLDFIEANSDFVAGA